Part of the Coriobacteriaceae bacterium genome is shown below.
CACGTCGGGCGATTTTTCGACCCTGCCCGATGATGCGAAAAAGATCGACGAGCTCTGCAGCAGCATGAAGAAGGAGACCTCGAGTCCGGTGTGGACGATGGCTTCGTTCATTCCGGTGTACGGCGGCGATATTAACGCCGCCCGCACCATGGTCGACGCTCTGTCCGATGTTTCGAGCGGCGCGCTGGTCCCCATGGCCGATAATCTCGCTCAGGCAACGCCCGGCAAGCTGTTCCAGGACGGGACAATCAACGTGTCCGCGCTGCAGGCGGTCGCCGATTCGCTCTCCGATAGCTCGAAGGCGTTCAAGAGCGCCAACAAAAAGGTGCAGGGTATTGGCGATACACATATCGCCCAGGTGACCGAGCTGGTCGATAAGGCAAAGGACGGCTTTGCCACCCTGAACGGTGTAGTCGACGCGGCAGAGAAGGTCGCTCCCGTTCTGCCCCAGATGCTTGGCGCCAACGGCCAGACGCGCCATTATCTTGTGCTCGCGATGAGCAATGTCGAGATCCGCGCCTGCGGCGGTTTCCCCGGTTCTCGCGGCGTGATGTCAGTGACTGACGGTAAGCTCGAACTGGGCGATTTTGTCAAAGTCGACATGATGAAAGAGCCTTTGAGTCCGCTTCCCATCACCGATGAAGAGGCAAACTTGTTCACGACCGGATGGGGCTTGACCGGTTTCAACACGCTCGGATACACGATGGGCGACGTTACGATGACGCCTGATTATCCGCGTGCGGCTCAGCTTGCCAGCGATATGCAGAAGGCCATTGTCGGAGATGACATCGACGGCGTATTTGCAGTCGATCCGGTATTTTTGCAGTATATGCTCGGCATTGTAGGTGGCACGCAGCTTCCCGACGGCACCGTCGTCGACGGAAGCAACGCTGCAAAGGTGCTGCTGCACGATATTTATTGGAATTACCCGGTAGAGGAACAGGACGCCATTTTTGCGGCGGTTGCCGGATCGGCTTTTAACAAGATCGTGGACGAACTGGGCTCCAGCGATATTACTAAGATCGCTGCCGCCATCGAAAAGGGTGCTTCCGAGGGTCGCATCCTCATGTATTCGAGAAACGATGACGAGGAAAAGGCCGCGAAGGCTCTTGGAATATCGGGCGCCCTCCAAGCCGATGCGTCGGAGGCTCCGATCTTGGGCGTCTATGTGAACAACTACAGCTATTCGAAGATGGATTGGTTCCTTGATAAGCGAGTCACCATCGATTCTTCGGTTGAAAATGCCGATGGCTCGACGACGTATCGAGTAACCACTACGCTCAAGAACACGATGACCCCCCAGGAGAAGGCCGAGATGCCTGGTTATTTCCAGGGCCATAACGGCATTAGCCAGGATATTGATGACGAGGTGCTGAGGCTCTATCTCTACGCTCCCGCGGGAGGCAGCATTTCGGACATTAAGACTTCGGGCTCCGGTTCTATCGAGATGAACGAAGCGACGCACGATGGCCTGAAGGTTGCATGGGGCGGCGTCCACATGCTTCTTGGACAAGACATAAAGGTCGAGTACACGGTCACGACTTCGAAGGACTCTGGGCACAAAGCGCTTAAGGTTCGCACCACGCCAACCGCTCAAACGTTTGAACAGGATAAGTAAGATATGAAGTACTTTGGCACCGACGGCTTTCGCGGCGA
Proteins encoded:
- a CDS encoding DUF4012 domain-containing protein, whose protein sequence is MAGNHFKNGDGERSAVPPRSNGTGNAGVPSGSSQNGAGNRTSPGETAMFAALYEQSQKAKQAGRVGRQAFPGGSGSAASSAGVRPAPTGGANVAGSTGPANNAHRAHNASPISSANPANSASSAEDAELTGNLGTIYTGASETGTFARLDDDGAEFKGSGSKEDYYDFGLNYGGDSSTSPTSNGLVRHRHRKGERKKRRVAAVVAAIVAVVLVAFGVSGFMLFNSAKTVKSQAKETVEIVGGLKDKVTSGDFSTLPDDAKKIDELCSSMKKETSSPVWTMASFIPVYGGDINAARTMVDALSDVSSGALVPMADNLAQATPGKLFQDGTINVSALQAVADSLSDSSKAFKSANKKVQGIGDTHIAQVTELVDKAKDGFATLNGVVDAAEKVAPVLPQMLGANGQTRHYLVLAMSNVEIRACGGFPGSRGVMSVTDGKLELGDFVKVDMMKEPLSPLPITDEEANLFTTGWGLTGFNTLGYTMGDVTMTPDYPRAAQLASDMQKAIVGDDIDGVFAVDPVFLQYMLGIVGGTQLPDGTVVDGSNAAKVLLHDIYWNYPVEEQDAIFAAVAGSAFNKIVDELGSSDITKIAAAIEKGASEGRILMYSRNDDEEKAAKALGISGALQADASEAPILGVYVNNYSYSKMDWFLDKRVTIDSSVENADGSTTYRVTTTLKNTMTPQEKAEMPGYFQGHNGISQDIDDEVLRLYLYAPAGGSISDIKTSGSGSIEMNEATHDGLKVAWGGVHMLLGQDIKVEYTVTTSKDSGHKALKVRTTPTAQTFEQDK